One Solanum pennellii chromosome 10, SPENNV200 genomic region harbors:
- the LOC107031901 gene encoding uncharacterized protein LOC107031901: MCNCFSPTTFFPHSSFSFGFTTSKLTHKSPPGFGSTPYSYRNLALGKPKRSIPKLSTSDGYGFFDDLWLKEEGETEIPVIEASRIEKQAEIPSPRKGIDDRGVGFLELGREAEETVKEKFELEKGIVRKKKQMMKRSNLIAKQVISIQSALSLGFVSQLWVDINSWIVILVEVRPNLLSGEGEKFLLEDVKQVGDVVLVGDESVMENEFKLIGLQTLVGYNVVTPRQRNVGKVRGYTFNINSGEVEYLELDSLGISIIPSTLVSTYGLFVEDVVDVLSDTIVVHEAAASRLQRLTKGLWDAQNMSYSADEMQDHSNLRNTCAKPEYSRSRKKSSGKKLRKKLKELADDWDLPMDFF; the protein is encoded by the exons ATGTGCAATTGCTTTTCTCCTACTACTTTCTTTCCTCATTCTTCGTTTTCATTTGGCTTTACTACTTCAAAATTGACCCACAAATCGCCACCCGGTTTTGGTAGTACTCCTTACTCGTATCGCAATTTAGCACTTGGTAAACCGAAAAGGAGCATACCCAAGTTGAGTACTTCAGATGGGTATGGTTTTTTCGATGATTTATGGTTAAAAGAAGAGGGAGAAACTGAAATTCCGGTGATTGAAGCTTCGAGAATTGAAAAACAAGCGGAGATTCCGAGTCCCAGAAAAGGAATTGATGATAGAGGGGTTGGGTTTCTTGAATTGGGTAGAGAAGCAGAGGAGACAGTGAAAGAAAAGTTCGAGTTGGAAAAGGGAATTGTGCGGAAGAAGAAGCAAATGATGAAAAGATCGAATTTGATTGCGAAGCAAGTGATCAGTATTCAGTCTGCTCTCAGCTTGGGCTTTGTGTCGCAGCTTTGGGTTGACATAAATTCT TGGATTGTTATCCTAGTTGAAGTGAGGCCAAACTTACTTTCTGGTGAAGGGGAAAAGTTTCTGCTGGAGGATGTCAAACAG GTAGGAGATGTTGTGCTTGTTGGAGATGAGAGTGTGATGGAAAATGAATTCAAGCTTATTGGACTGCAGACATTG GTGGGGTACAACGTTGTAACGCCACGTCAACGAAATGTTGGGAAG GTTCGTGGCTATACTTTCAATATTAACTCAGGGGAAGTAGAATATCTCGAGCTTGATTCCTTGGGAATATCCATAATACCATCCACCTTG GTCAGCACCTACGGTTTATTTGTTGAGGATGTGGTTGATGTTTTATCCGATACCATCGTTGTTCATGAAGCTGCAGCCTCACGCCTACAGAGACTTACTAAG GGATTATGGGATGCCCAGAACATGTCTTACTCTGCAGATGAAATGCAAGATCATAGCAACTTAAGAAACACATGTGCTAAGCCGGAGTATAGCAGAAGTCGTAAAAAATCTTCAGGAAAAAAGTTAAGGAAGAAACTGAAAGAACTTGCTGATGATTGGGACCTTCCTATGGATTTCTTTTAA
- the LOC107032195 gene encoding LOW QUALITY PROTEIN: F-box protein SKIP24 (The sequence of the model RefSeq protein was modified relative to this genomic sequence to represent the inferred CDS: inserted 2 bases in 2 codons): MSASESALPEELWRRILEIGIESSNFNYKDLCCLSITCTLLNRLSSDDSLWSSLFFADFPQYQQPSSSCSVSSKWLYKIRYEKVREQKLLAHRRAVLRIQSEINEHSRRIGEMELRSAEEKGKMKNTVAELLNLRKIRQAKVALNVWQPEIVRGKQKQMVEQCNVPIDNRIHAIEMELKLCKQQIQGLEKALSVEKKRMQTAKEKLASVEYHPLREFNLTVSPVDENDMRRKRLXNFIKCKLLSLSTLSMQFELLFFRXKQIPVYLSWDGKNAT, translated from the exons ATGTCGGCGTCGGAGTCAGCTCTGCCGGAGGAGCTATGGAGGCGAATCCTTGAAATCGGAATTGAATCCTCCAACTTCAACTACAAAGATCTTTGCTGTCTCTCCATAACTTGCACCCTCCTCAATCGACTCTCCTCCGATGATTCTCTCTGGTCCTCGTTGTTCTTCGCCGATTTTCCCCAATATCAACAACCTTCATCTTCATGTTCTGTTTCCAGCAAATGGCTCTACAAAATTAG ATACGAAAAAGTTCGAGAACAGAAGCTTTTGGCCCATAGAAGGGCTGTTTTGAGAATTCAGAGTGAAATTAATGAGCATTCTAGGAGGATTGGAGAGATGGAACTTCGATCTGCAGAGGAGAAAGGGAAAATGAAGAACACTGTTGCCGAGTTGTTGAATTTGCGTAAGATCAG GCAAGCCAAAGTTGCACTAAATGTTTGGCAGCCAGAGATTGTCCGGGGTAAGCAGAAGCAGATGGTTGAGCAGTGCAATGTACCTATTGATAACCGTATCCATGCCATTGAGATGGAGCTCAAGCTATGCAAACAACAAATTCAAGGGTTAGAGAAGGCCCTT agtgttgaaaaaaaaaggatgcAGACAGCAAAGGAAAAACTGGCTTCAGTAGAATATCACCCCTTGCGGGAATTTAACTTGACAGTCAGCCCGGTTGATGAAAATGACATGAGAAGGAAAAGAC AAAACTTCATCAAGTGTAAACTTCTAAGCCTTTCTACTCTTTCTATGCAAtttgaattgttatttttca AAAAGCAAATACCTGTTTACCTGAGTTGGGATGGAAAGAATGCAACATAA
- the LOC107032189 gene encoding probable leucine-rich repeat receptor-like protein kinase At5g49770: protein MAATRLLLCFIVFSSGIDFIYTVTDPRDVTILRSLKDQWENTPPSWQKSDDPCGTSWEGVTCNNSRVTALGLSTMGLRGKLSGDIGGLTELISLDLSFNRGLTGSLSPRIGDLQKLNILILAGCSFSGSIPRELGRLSELSFLALNSNNFTGEIPRTLGNLSKLYWLDLADNQLTGPIPVSTFSSPGLDLLKKAKHFHFNKNQLSGSIPDILFSSDMVLIHVLFDGNQLSGSIPFTLGLVQTLEVLRLDRNALNGSVPSNLNNLTSIVELNLAHNKLSGLLPDLTGMNSLNYLDLSNNSFHKSEAPIWFSTLESLTTLVIEYGSLHGSVPQKLFALPQLQQVKLRNNALNDTLNMGGISGRQLTLVDLQNNEISSITLGSGYKNTLILIGNPVCDTALGNTNYCQLQQQSAKPYSTSLANCGRKSCPADQKVSPQSCDCAYPYEGTFYFRGPSFRELSNDNTFHSLEMSLWVKLDLTPGSVSLQNPFFNIDDYLQVQLELFPPTGKYFNRSEVERIGFSLSNQTYKPPHEFGPYYFIASPYTFQADRGETSISSRQVIGIATGCTILVLLLVALAIYAIQQKKLAERAIGLSRPFASWAPSGNDSEGAPQLKGARWFSYDELKKCTGNFSERNEIGSGGYGKVYRGTLANGQVIAIKRAQHGSMQGGQEFKTEIELLSRVHHKNLVGLVGFCFEQGEQVLVYEYMPNGSLRENLSGKTSIYLDWKRRLRVALGSARGLAYLHELANPPIIHRDVKSTNILLDQNLTAKVGDFGLSKLVSDSSKGHVSTQVKGTLGYLDPEYYMTQQLTEKSDVYSFGVVMLELITAKQPIEKGKYVVREMRTAIHKNDEEHYGLTNMIDPVIRNMPNLIGFTRFVDVAMQCVEEAAADRPTMSEVVKMLESILQNDGLETNSTSASSSITDFGTAIAASRHPYNKEALQRKEMNDTHAFDYSGGYTLPTNVEPK from the exons ATGGCAGCTACCCGGCTGTTGCTCTGCTTTATCGTCTTCTCGTCTGGCATCGATTTCATATACACTGTTACAGATCCTAGAGATG TAACGATACTTCGATCACTGAAAGATCAGTGGGAAAATACGCCGCCTAGTTGGCAGAAATCGGATGATCCCTGTGGAACATCTTGGGAAGGTGTAACTTGCAACAACTCAAGGGTAACTGCATT GGGATTATCAACAATGGGACTGAGAGGAAAATTAAGTGGTGACATTGGAGGGCTCACTGAATTAatttcctt AGACCTATCGTTCAACCGAGGACTTACAGGTTCCCTGTCTCCGCGGATTGGAGATCTGCAGAAACTAAACATATT AATCCTCGCGGGCTGTAGCTTCAGTGGCAGTATACCGAGGGAATTGGGAAGACTTTCTGAGTTATCCTTCTT GGCACTTAACTCAAATAATTTCACCGGTGAGATTCCACGAACTCTTGGCAATCTGTCAAAACTCTACTGGCTTGATCTAGCAGATAACCAATTAACAGGACCGATTCCTGTTTCAACCTTCTCAAGTCCGGGGTTAGACCTTCTCAAAAAAGCAAAACACTT CCATTTTAACAAAAACCAACTTTCAGGCTCCATTCCGGACATTCTTTTTAGTTCTGACATGGTGCTAATTCATGT ACTGTTTGATGGAAATCAACTTAGCGGGAGCATTCCATTTACGCTAGGACTTGTTCAGACACTTGAGGTTCT TCGGCTCGATAGAAATGCCTTAAATGGTAGCGTCCCATCAAATCTTAACAATCTCACAAGCATTGTAGAGTT GAATTTGGCTCACAACAAACTGTCCGGTCTACTACCAGATTTAACTGGAATGAATTCCCTTAATTATCT GGACTTGAGCAATAATTCCTTTCATAAATCGGAGGCGCCTATATGGTTCTCGACTTTAGAGTCTCTCACCACTCT AGTCATTGAGTATGGCTCACTCCATGGATCAGTGCCTCAGAAACTTTTCGCTTTACCTCAATTACAACAAGT GAAACTGAGGAACAACGCATTGAATGATACATTGAACATGGGTGGCATCAGCGGCAGGCAACTCACACTTGTTGATTTACAGAACAACGAGATTTCCTCAATAACACTTGGCTCTGGATACAAAAATACCTTGAT ACTGATCGGAAACCCAGTGTGTGACACGGCCCTTGGAAACACGAACTACTGTCAGCTTCAGCAGCAATCTGCAAAGCCTTACTCAACCAGCCTAGCTAACTGTGGGAGAAAATCATGTCCTGCTGATCAAAAAGTTAGCCCACAAAGTTGTGATTGTGCTTATCCATACGAGGGAACATTCTACTTTAGAGGACCCTCTTTTAGGGAGTTATCCAATGATAATACGTTCCATTCACTCGAAATGAGCTTGTGGGTGAAGTTGGATCTCACACCCGGCTCAGTTTCTCTGCAGAACCCCTTCTTCAACATTGATGATTATCTTCAGGTGCAGTTGGAATTATTTCCACCAACAGGAAAGTATTTTAATAGATCAGAGGTTGAGCGGATTGGATTTTCTTTGAGTAACCAAACTTATAAGCCTCCTCACGAGTTTGGACCATACTATTTTATAGCATCTCCTTACACTTTCCAAG CTGATCGCGGAGAAACTTCTATAAGCTCAAGACAGGTTATAGGAATAGCTACCGGGTGCACCATCCTGGTCCTCTTGCTCGTTGCTCTTGCAATATATGCTATTCAACAAAAGAAACTTGCTGAAAGAGCTATTGGACTGAGTAGACCATTTG CATCATGGGCTCCAAGTGGCAACGACAGTGAAGGTGCACCACAACTAAAGGGAGCCAGATGGTTTTCTTATGACGAACTTAAGAAATGCACGGGAAACTTCTCGGAGAGAAATGAGATTGGTTCCGGTGGCTACGGGAAG GTCTACAGAGGAACGCTCGCGAATGGGCAAGTAATTGCTATCAAACGGGCTCAACATGGATCCATGCAAGGTGGACAAGAGTTCAAGACGGAAATCGAATTGCTTTCACGGGTTCATCACAAGAACCTAGTTGGTCTGGTTGGATTCTGTTTTGAGCAAGGCGAACAAGTACTGGTATACGAGTATATGCCAAATGGTTCACTCAGGGAGAATTTGTCAG GGAAAACGAGCATTTATCTAGATTGGAAGAGGAGACTTCGTGTAGCGCTTGGTTCAGCTAGAGGATTAGCTTATCTGCATGAGCTTGCCAATCCTCCTATAATTCATAGAGATGTGAAGTCGACTAATATTTTGTTGGATCAGAACTTAACAGCAAAGGTCGGGGATTTTGGTTTGTCCAAACTCGTATCAGACAGCTCAAAGGGTCATGTTTCCACTCAAGTTAAAGGCACATTG GGTTATCTAGATCCTGAATACTATATGACTCAACAACTAACCGAGAAGAGCGATGTGTATAGCTTTGGTGTTGTAATGCTAGAACTCATAACTGCAAAACAACCAATAGAGAAGGGGAAATACGTTGTTCGAGAGATGAGAACAGCAATTCATAAGAACGACGAGGAGCATTATGGCTTGACTAATATGATCGATCCAGTCATTAGAAACATGCCAAATCTAATTGGTTTTACAAGGTTTGTGGACGTGGCGATGCAATGTGTTGAGGAGGCTGCTGCTGATCGTCCAACGATGAGTGAAGTGGTAAAAATGCTtgaaagtattcttcaaaaTGATGGTCTGGAAACAAATTCTACGTCTGCATCATCATCGATAACGGATTTTGGGACAGCAATAGCTGCTTCTAGACATCCTTATAATAAAGAGGCTCTACAGCGAAAAGAGATGAATGATACTCATGCTTTTGATTACAGTGGTGGATACACTCTTCCAACAAATGTGGAACCAAAATAG
- the LOC107002491 gene encoding serine/threonine-protein kinase STN8, chloroplastic → MASLFSPSPTAPTTFHQDPNLICYSPLRPISKSYYFWSCTNHSKRNNTITCSSFVDEILVSLDNSLSQFPVFQSGYSQFEKFTGELPEEQKLGLLIFAGITWIYLTARPGVLLGAIDAYVLAPIQVGLDSLSGKRNFKMKDFLIGERLGEGSFGIVYSGVIVPKNVNLDDIVRKRGSSVKSVITDSRFKEKVILKQVKIGVQGAAECGEFEEWFNYRLSRAAPETCADFLGSFVAEKTNSRYTKGEKWLVWKFEGDRDLGDYMKDRGFPLNIESVMFGRVLQGLDSIQRNALIIKQIMRQIITSLKKIHDTGIVHRDVKPSNLVVTKKGQIKLIDFGAATDLRIGKNYVPDKGLLDPDYCPPELYVMPEETPKPPPEPVAALLSPFLWQLNSPDLFDTYSAGIVLMQMAVPSLRSTAGLKNFNKELNAVGYDLNNWRERTRTRPDLSILDLDSGRGWDLATKLISERGRRLSAAAALRHPYFLLGGDQAAAVLSKLRFSK, encoded by the exons ATGGCGTCACTATTTTCCCCTTCTCCTACTGCTCCAACAACTTTCCATCAAGACCCTAACCTCATTTGTTATTCACCCTTAAGACCCATTTCAAAAAGCTACTATTTTTGGTCTTGCACTAACCATTCCAAGAGAAACAACACCATTACTTGCAGCTCCTTTGTTGATGAAATTCTTGTTAGTTTAGACAATTCTTTGTCTCAATTCCCAGTTTTTCAATCTGGATATTCCCAATTTGAGAAATTTACTGGGGAATTGCCGGAAGAACAGAAATTGGGGCTGTTGATTTTTGCGGGTATTACTTGGATTTACTTAACGGCAAGACCTGGGGTTTTACTTGGTGCCATTGATGCGTATGTTTTGGCACCTATTCAAGTGGGGTTAGATAGTTTGAGTGGGAAAAGGAATTTCAAGATGAAAGATTTTTTGATTGGGGAAAGGTTAGGTGAGGGTTCATTTGGGATTGTTTATTCTGGGGTCATTGTTCCAAAGAATGTAAATTTGGATGATATTGTGAGGAAAAGAGGATCATCAGTGAAATCAGTTATCACAGATTCAAGGTTCAAGGAAAAGGTCATTCTTAAACAG GTAAAGATTGGTGTTCAAGGTGCTGCAGAATGTGGTGAATTTGAAGAATGGTTCAATTATAGGCTATCAAGAGCAGCTCCTGAGACATGTGCAGATTTTCTTGGTAGCTTTGTTGCTGAAAAAACTAACTCACGATATACTAAGGGTGAGAAATGGCTTGTCTGGAAATTTGAG GGAGATCGGGACCTAGGTGATTACATGAAGGATCGCGGCTTTCCCTTGAACATTGAATCTGTCATGTTTGGTCGTGTTTTACAAGGATTGGACTCAATTCAACGGAATGCACTaattatcaaacaaatcatGCGTCAGATTATTACTTCCCTTAAGAAAATCCATGATACCGGTATAGTCCATAGAGATGTAAAGCCATCCAACTTAGTGGTTACGAAAAAAGGACAAATCAAGCTGATAGATTTTGGGGCAGCAACTGATCTTCGGATTGGAAAAAATTATGTGCCTGACAAGGGGCTACTCGATCCTGATTATTGTCCACCTGAACTCTATGTAATGCCAGAAGAAACTCCGAAACCACCACCCGAGCCAGTTGCTGCACTTCTTTCCCCGTTTTTATGGCAG CTAAACAGTCCTGATCTCTTTGACACGTATTCTGCTGGAATAGTGCTTATGCAAATGGCAGTACCGAGCTTAAGGTCTACAGCAGGCTTAAAGAACTTCAATAAGGAACTAAATGCAGTTGGATATGACTTGAATAATTGGAGAGAAAGGACTAGGACGAGGCCTGATCTCAGTATCCTTGATCTCGACTCTGGTAGAGGGTGGGATTTGGCTACGAAACTTATTTCAGAGAGAGGTAGACGTTTATCTGCTGCTGCAGCTCTTAGACATCCTTATTTCCTTCTAGGTGGTGACCAAGCTGCTGCAGTTCTCTCAAAACTTCGCTTCTCAAAATAG
- the LOC107001658 gene encoding beta-fructofuranosidase, insoluble isoenzyme 1-like, whose product MEFLRKSSLCAFLFMLFFCSNEANSSHEEFRRLQSSSSKLLKNLFRTEYHFQPPKHWINDPTGLMNYNGIYHLFYQYNPKGAVWGNIVWAHSVSIDMINWINLEPAIYPSEVFDKYGTWSGSTTILPGNKPVILYTGIVDDNQTQVQNYAIPANLSDPFLRKWIKPDNNPLIVADESINKTKFRDPTTAWLGQDGRWRMVVGSLRKNERGLAIMYRSKDFMKWTKAQHPLHSSAKTGNWECVDFFPVSLENTDGLDTSFKGEKIKHVLKVSLDVTRFDYYTIGTYDTKRDRYIPDDTMIDGWHGLRLDYGNFYASRTFYDPMKNRRVLWGWTNESDVFPEDSIKKGWSGIQAIPRKLWIDPSGKHLVQWPIEELEMLRKEKVELRNYELNKGENVEVQGITPAQVDVEVTFSFSSLENAEEFDPSWVDLYAQDVCAIRGSTVQGGLGPFGLLTLSSENLEEYTPVFFRVFKTQDKYKVLMCSDASRSSVRNHEKMYKPSFAGYVETNLTDKRLSLRSLIDHSVVESFGDGGKTCITSRVYPALAIYGDTHLFAFNNGTETVKIETLDAWNMAKSEKWI is encoded by the exons atggAATTCTTAAGAAAGAGTAGTCTATGTgcctttttatttatgttatttttttgtagTAATGAAGCTAATTCCTCACATGAAGAATTTAGGAGGTTACAATCATCTAGTTCTAAATTACTTAAAAACTTATTTAGAACGGAATATCACTTTCAGCCTCCTAAACACTGGATTAATG ATCCCACGG gtCTAATGAATTACAATGGAATCTATCACCTATTTTACCAGTACAATCCAAAAGGAGCAGTATGGGGAAATATTGTTTGGGCTCATTCAGTATCCATTGACATGATTAACTGGATCAATTTAGAGCCAGCAATTTATCCATCTGAGGTGTTTGATAAATATGGTACTTGGTCTGGATCAACCACTATTCTTCCGGGGAATAAACCTGTTATTCTCTACACAGGAATTGTGGACGATAACCAAACCCAAGTACAAAATTATGCAATACCAGCTAACTTATCTGATCCATTTCTTCGTAAGTGGATCAAGCCCGATAACAACCCGTTAATAGTAGCTGATGAAAGCATCAACAAGACCAAATTTCGTGACCCAACTACAGCTTGGTTAGGTCAAGATGGGCGTTGGAGAATGGTTGTTGGTAGCCTTAGAAAAAACGAGAGAGGATTAGCGATAATGTATCGGAGCAAGGACTTCATGAAATGGACAAAAGCCCAACACCCACTCCATTCATCTGCTAAGACTGGAAACTGGGAATGTGTTGATTTTTTTCCAGTATCGTTGGAGAATACAGATGGTTTGGACACATCTTTTAAAGGCGAAAAAATTAAACACGTTCTGAAAGTTAGTCTGGATGTTACTAGATTTGATTATTACACAATTGGTACCTATGACACGAAAAGAGATAGATACATTCCAGACGATACAATGATTGATGGATGGCATGGGTTGAGATTGGATTATGGTAATTTTTATGCATCACGAACCTTTTATGATCCTATGAAGAATCGACGAGTTTTGTGGGGATGGACAAATGAATCAGATGTTTTTCCAGAAGATTCCATCAAGAAGGGATGGTCTGGAATTCAGGCTATTCCTCGTAAATTATGGATTGATCCTAGTGGTAAACATTTGGTTCAATGGCCTATTGAAGAATTAGAAATGTTAAGAAAGGAAAAGGTTGAGCTAAGAAATTATGAGTTAAACAAGGGAGAAAATGTGGAAGTTCAAGGAATTACACCTGCACAG GTTGATGTTGAAGTTACATTTTCCTTTTCAAGCTTGGAAAATGCAGAGGAATTTGATCCTAGTTGGGTTGATCTTTATGCCCAAGATGTATGTGCCATTAGGGGTTCAACTGTTCAAGGTGGACTTGGTCCATTTGGACTACTAACACTGTCTTCTGAAAACTTGGAAGAGTATACACCTGTATTCTTCAGAGTGTTTAAAACCCAAGATAAATACAAGGTTCTCATGTGTTCTGATGCCTCAAG GTCAAGCGTTAGAAATCATGAAAAGATGTATAAACCATCTTTTGCTGGATACGTTGAAACAAATCTAACTGACAAAAGATTATCACTGCGGAGTCTG attgACCATTCCGTGGTTGAAAGTTTTGGTGACGGTGGAAAGACATGCATTACATCAAGGGTCTATCCAGCATTAGCCATCTATGGCGACACACATTTGTTTGCTTTCAATAATGGTACTGAGACAGTCAAAATTGAGACTCTTGACGCCTGGAACATGGCTAAATCCGAGAAATGGATTTAA
- the LOC107001722 gene encoding beta-fructofuranosidase, insoluble isoenzyme 1-like has product MVILKNLSLCVLLFMSFLVFFEVNASHEINRKLQSVSNNVVKRILRPKFHFRPAKHWINDPTGPMYYNGIYHLFYQYNTKGEVWGNIVWAHSVSVDMVNWINLEHAIYPSEVFDKYGTWSGSTTILPGNKPVILYTGIVDDNQTQVQNYAIPANLSDPFLRKWIKPDNNPLVVADESINKTKFRDPTTAWLGQDGSWRMLVGSLRKNKRGLAILYRSKDFMKWTKAPHTFHSSVNTGNWECVDFFPVSLEKTDGLDTSAIGDKIKHVMKASLDDNRWDYYTIGTYDTKRDRYIPDDTMIEGSHGLRLDYGNFYASKTFYDPSKNRRVLMGWCNESDVFPTDDIFKGWSGIQAIPRKLWIDPSGKHLVQWPIEELETLRKKKVELRNHKLNKGENVEVQGITPAQADVEVTFSFSSLENAEEFDPSWADLYAEDVCAIRGSTVQGGLGPFGLLTLSSENLEEYTPVFFRVFKDQDKHKVLMCSDASSSSVRNHKKMFKPSFAGYVNVDLTDKKLSLRSLIDHSVVASFGAGGKTCITSRVYPALSIYGDTHLFAFNNGTETVKIDTLDAWSMDKADM; this is encoded by the exons ATGGTGATTTTAAAGAATCTATCTCTttgtgttcttttatttatgtcttttcttgtattttttgagGTTAATGCGTCTCATGAAATAAATCGAAAGCTACAGTCTGTCAGTAATAATGTGGTAAAAAGAATCTTGAGACCTAAATTTCATTTCAGACCCGCTAAACACTGGATTAATG ATCCCACTG gtcCAATGTATTACAATGGAATTTATCATCTATTTTACCAGTACAATACAAAAGGAGAAGTATGGGGCAATATTGTTTGGGCTCATTCAGTATCAGTTGACATGGTTAACTGGATCAATTTAGAGCACGCAATTTATCCATCTGAGGTGTTTGATAAATATGGTACTTGGTCTGGATCAACCACTATTCTTCCGGGGAATAAACCTGTTATTCTCTACACAGGAATTGTGGACGATAACCAAACTCAAGTACAAAATTATGCAATACCAGCTAACTTGTCTGATCCATTTCTACGTAAGTGGATCAAACCTGATAACAACCCGTTAGTAGTCGCTGATGAAAGCATCAACAAGACCAAATTTCGTGACCCAACTACAGCTTGGTTAGGTCAAGATGGGAGTTGGAGAATGTTGGTTGGTAGCCTTAGAAAAAACAAGAGAGGATTAGCAATATTGTATCGGAGCAAGGACTTTATGAAATGGACCAAAGCCCCACACACATTCCATTCATCTGTTAATACTGGAAACTGGGAATGTGTTGATTTTTTTCCAGTGTCGTTGGAGAAAACAGATGGTTTGGACACATCAGCTATTGGCGATAAAATTAAACACGTTATGAAAGCCAGTCTGGATGATAACAGATGGGACTATTACACAATTGGTACCTATGACACGAAAAGAGATAGATACATTCCAGACGATACAATGATCGAAGGGTCACACGGATTGAGACTGGATTATGGCAATTTTTATGCATCTAAGACCTTTTATGATCCTAGCAAGAATCGAAGAGTTTTAATGGGATGGTGCAATGAATCAGATGTTTTCCCAACAGATGACATCTTCAAAGGATGGTCTGGAATTCAGGCTATTCCTCGTAAATTATGGATTGATCCTAGTGGTAAACATTTAGTCCAATGGCCTATTGAAGAATTAGAAACCTTGAGAAAGAAAAAGGTTGAGCtaagaaatcataaattgaACAAGGGAGAAAATGTAGAAGTTCAAGGGATTACACCTGCCCAG GCTGATGTTGAAGTTACATTTTCCTTTTCAAGTTTGGAAAATGCAGAAGAATTTGATCCTAGTTGGGCTGATCTTTATGCCGAAGATGTATGTGCAATTAGGGGTTCAACAGTTCAAGGTGGACTTGGTCCATTTGGACTCCTAACATTATCTTCTGAAAACTTGGAAGAGTATACACCTGTATTCTTCAGAGTGTTCAAAGATCAAGACAAACACAAGGTTCTCATGTGCTCTGATGCCTCGAG TTCAAGCGTTAGGAATCACAAAAAGATGTTCAAACCCTCATTTGCTGGGTACGTCAACGTTGATCTAACAGACAAAAAGTTGTCACTAAGGAGCTTG atCGATCACTCTGTGGTCGCAAGTTTTGGTGCTGGTGGAAAGACATGTATTACATCACGAGTTTATCCAGCTTTATCCATCTATGGTGACACACATTTATTTGCTTTCAACAATGGTACTGAGACAGTCAAAATTGACACTCTTGATGCCTGGAGCATGGATAAAGCCGatatgtaa